TCCATCAATTGATCATGTGATGGTTTGAAATCAGAACCGAGATGGATATTCCCGGAGTAAAAACCAGATCCTAAACCGGTGTTCATCATATTCCCGGTTACGGTCATGTAAGTCGGTAAACCGGTATTACCCAAAAAAGagcaagaaggagaagaagggtTTATGGAACCAAGATTGTAACTTGGCACAGAAGAAAGACAATCTTCTTCGAAAACCGATAAAGGCGGAGGCAGAAGGTCACCAGAGGAGGAAGAGTAGAGAGTGTTCGGAGGCTGGTGAAGTTGAATTCCGGTGAAATCAAACTGCTCTTGGAGTTGATCGGAGGCTGGGAACTGGATGGATGAAGAGAAATCGATAGAAGCTGTGATATCGTTATCGAAATCATCTTGTGAATCGAATATGATTGATAAATCAGCGTTGTCGTTGTTGTCTTCATGATCTTGATTCGAACCACTGTTGGATTTGTCTGGAAAgttgttggtgttgttgttttcgACATAGCCACAACCGTTTGAAGCAGAGGTTACTTCAGAAGTTTGATTGAAGGTTTCTTGAAATAACTGTGAATCGCAGAAATCGAAGATCTGTGCGGTGAGAGGACTTGTGATCTCATCCTACAAAATAACAACAGCAGGAGAAAGATCAAATTAGCAGAAAATAGAACAAGTAAATATATGCAtctaattgtttgtttattgaCATACGTTGAAGGCTTGCATAAAAAGCTAATTGGTGGGATTTTCttgtgaaacaagaaacaataacTTTGAATAAACCTAAGGTTAGTTTTAACTTAACACAGTCGTTTAGAGAGAACTATGTATTTATACGATTAGATCTTGTTCCTTCTATGTGGTTTTCATCAAGAGGGAATCTAGAGAAGAAATTAACGATAAGGCGGGAGAGTTTCCATAACAGGAAAGTTTTTGGATTCTTGCGTTTCTTTAGAACCAAAACGTTCCCTAATTTAAACTAACATCTGAttttttaacaacaaataaagGCCGAGGTAAGAGCAAGAATCATTGCTTTTGATACACtcattatatatttctaataaaaattCGTGTGATTCTATTcgaaagtataaataaaagttcaaattttaattactgGAATTACTAAAAGAAGAGATGTAGCATCTTATGAATTCTGATAAACTGTTCTATTCTATCTGATTAAGTATTGTGACGATTTGTGGTTGGCTAGCGAGAAGGTACGTAACTACGTATGAACACCGTACAAAAGAGTTAGCACTAAAAAGTTTGCTTTACTAATTATCGTTTCAGACTTTTGGAATATGAACTGAATTGTATCTAGAATAACcagaaacagaaaagaaagtaaaaggaATGAAGCAATTTGACAAAAGATAAAATCGAATAActaagaaaattaagaaaacgaTGTTACctacaaaatacaaagatttcagaaaataattttattccTTGCGAATAAATCATAGATATATACATGCAAaattttcaggaaaaaaaGGTTCATGCTTTTAATCATTTAAGCAATGTATGATAGAAAAGAGGAAAcccaaagaagagaaaccatTCAAGGGCATAAAAACAGATTCGAGGACAAACAATAAACATTGCACGGATTATTACGTACCATGGAGAGCTGCTCATGAGACGAAATTACGTCCTGCGACATGTTTATGTGTTCTTTATGGTCTCCAAATTGTGAATGATTTTCCGGGAATGAATCCAGAGAGAAAATTCCCCAGGAAAAGGGAAAGATTATTGAAGGAGGCTTCTTGAATGTGGTAGTGGAGCTAGTGATGTCTGAACAAGAAAATCTAAAGAATTAAAATACTGgaacaaaagagataataattaatcaaacagAACAGAATAAAAATCTGTTTAaagacagagaagagaaagaaatttcTTACAGGTTTCTTCTGGAGAAACTAATGAAGGTTATGGAAGTTATCGTAACCaatttatttatacttatgGTTTAAATGTGTATctatatgtgtatgtatgcAAAatgtaataagaaaaatgcCAGCGTGGCAATTGACGTTAAACGCGCTGGTCCTGGAGTTTCTTATTCTCGTGACGTGGCGTGTAACGATTGGAATAATTAGTTGACGTGGAGAAAATAGTCCCACCTAAGTGATGACTTGGTTGACCGGTAAAGGAGTTTGACCCAATTCTTTTTGTCGCGATGATTTTTGACTTTCTGACTGAAACTTGTGCTAAATTAAGCCTTCTATTTATAGAATTTggcttttctattttatttttagcaatttaatttttcattttctatttatttactt
This sequence is a window from Arabidopsis thaliana chromosome 1 sequence. Protein-coding genes within it:
- a CDS encoding CCT motif family protein, which codes for MSQDVISSHEQLSMDEITSPLTAQIFDFCDSQLFQETFNQTSEVTSASNGCGYVENNNTNNFPDKSNSGSNQDHEDNNDNADLSIIFDSQDDFDNDITASIDFSSSIQFPASDQLQEQFDFTGIQLHQPPNTLYSSSSGDLLPPPLSVFEEDCLSSVPSYNLGSINPSSPSCSFLGNTGLPTYMTVTGNMMNTGLGSGFYSGNIHLGSDFKPSHDQLMEIQADNGGLFCPDPIKPIFNPGDHHLQGLDGVENQNHMVAQPVLPQLGTEITGLDDPSFNKVGKLSAEQRKEKIHRYMKKRNERNFSKKIKVFVLNHHNRIKPVVIHIPICSHVFFVIFCCSMHVGRRWQIVVQELEEDLQRMMNLVNQIDKPVQAIMKMMMMMWG
- a CDS encoding CCT motif family protein; amino-acid sequence: MSQDVISSHEQLSMDEITSPLTAQIFDFCDSQLFQETFNQTSEVTSASNGCGYVENNNTNNFPDKSNSGSNQDHEDNNDNADLSIIFDSQDDFDNDITASIDFSSSIQFPASDQLQEQFDFTGIQLHQPPNTLYSSSSGDLLPPPLSVFEEDCLSSVPSYNLGSINPSSPSCSFLGNTGLPTYMTVTGNMMNTGLGSGFYSGNIHLGSDFKPSHDQLMEIQADNGGLFCPDPIKPIFNPGDHHLQGLDGVENQNHMVAQPVLPQLGTEITGLDDPSFNKVGKLSAEQRKEKIHRYMKKRNERNFSKKIKYACRKTLADSRPRVRGRFAKNDEFGEPNRQACSSHHEDDDDDVGVKEEEQLVDSSDIFSHISGVNSFKCNYPIQSWI
- a CDS encoding CCT motif family protein is translated as MQAFNDEITSPLTAQIFDFCDSQLFQETFNQTSEVTSASNGCGYVENNNTNNFPDKSNSGSNQDHEDNNDNADLSIIFDSQDDFDNDITASIDFSSSIQFPASDQLQEQFDFTGIQLHQPPNTLYSSSSGDLLPPPLSVFEEDCLSSVPSYNLGSINPSSPSCSFLGNTGLPTYMTVTGNMMNTGLGSGFYSGNIHLGSDFKPSHDQLMEIQADNGGLFCPDPIKPIFNPGDHHLQGLDGVENQNHMVAQPVLPQLGTEITGLDDPSFNKVGKLSAEQRKEKIHRYMKKRNERNFSKKIKYACRKTLADSRPRVRGRFAKNDEFGEPNRQACSSHHEDDDDDVGVKEEEQLVDSSDIFSHISGVNSFKCNYPIQSWI